A region of uncultured Anaeromusa sp. DNA encodes the following proteins:
- the xerD gene encoding site-specific tyrosine recombinase XerD produces MENYVQQFISYLASERGLAQNTLESYGRDLRYFQQYLETKRLTFATGSTNEIIRTYLDELKKNGKAVSTISRNLAALKSFYQYLLKEQYLDVDPASKIESPKLEKKLPQVLSVQQVELLLKQPNINLPAGLRDKAMLELLYATGIRVTELITINVNDVNLELGYIKCFGRGAKERVVPLGSIAAKCVTHYLRKGRTALVRSKQEEAMFVNHHGRRLTRQGFWKIIKKYALEAHIDQKITPHTLRHSFATHLLENGADLRSVQEMLGHADISTTQIYTHVTKNRLKEVYDKAHPRA; encoded by the coding sequence ATGGAGAATTATGTGCAGCAGTTCATTTCGTATTTAGCGAGCGAACGGGGGCTAGCCCAAAATACGTTGGAATCTTACGGCAGGGATTTACGCTACTTCCAGCAGTATTTAGAAACCAAGCGGCTTACCTTCGCCACCGGCTCCACAAACGAGATTATCCGTACCTATCTGGATGAACTCAAAAAAAATGGGAAGGCTGTTTCCACGATTTCTCGCAATTTAGCTGCACTCAAATCCTTTTACCAATATCTGCTGAAGGAACAGTATCTAGATGTTGATCCAGCATCGAAAATTGAATCGCCCAAGTTGGAAAAAAAGCTGCCCCAGGTACTCAGCGTACAACAGGTGGAGTTGCTATTGAAACAGCCTAATATCAATCTACCCGCCGGTTTGCGCGACAAGGCCATGTTAGAGTTGCTTTATGCTACAGGGATTCGTGTAACTGAATTGATAACTATCAATGTAAATGATGTGAATTTGGAACTGGGCTATATCAAATGTTTTGGCAGAGGTGCCAAAGAGCGTGTTGTACCATTAGGTTCTATCGCTGCCAAGTGTGTAACCCATTATTTGCGTAAAGGACGTACCGCGTTGGTGCGCAGCAAGCAGGAAGAAGCCATGTTTGTGAATCACCATGGCCGACGCTTAACTCGGCAGGGTTTTTGGAAAATCATCAAGAAATACGCCTTGGAAGCCCATATTGACCAAAAAATCACACCGCATACACTGCGCCACTCTTTTGCCACTCATTTATTGGAAAACGGCGCAGATTTGCGCTCGGTTCAAGAAATGCTGGGTCATGCGGATATTTCTACTACGCAGATTTATACGCATGTTACAAAGAATCGCCTCAAAGAGGTCTATGACAAGGCCCACCCGCGGGCTTGA
- a CDS encoding phosphopentomutase — MFRRIFLVVLDSVGIGALPDAPRYGDTGAHTLGHVAAAANGLHLPQLQRLGLGLIDKLQGIPPCDHPLASYGKMAERSVNKDTTSGHWELAGTPVMEAFPVYPQGFPDEIITFFCQRIGRSILGNKAASGTVIIEELGEEHLRTGFPIVYTSADSVFQIAAHEEIVPLEQLYEWCKIARQELLTGKHAVGRVIARPFAGNPGQFFRTPRRHDYSLPMPQPNLFSRLTAAALTTVALGKIGDIYAGQAFSHAEGTLNNEDGLEKLKTWICNHAWSGVAVLNLVDFDMLYGHRNDAKGYAAALEAVDHRLAELLPQLAGDDLLLLTADHGCDPLHPGTDHTREYVPLLAYSPQRIGTSLGIRNTFADVSATILENFRLEPLAAGLSFLNLLQGRYPA, encoded by the coding sequence ATGTTTCGACGTATATTTTTGGTAGTTCTCGATAGTGTCGGCATTGGCGCGCTTCCTGACGCGCCTCGTTACGGTGATACTGGAGCCCATACATTGGGACATGTCGCCGCAGCGGCGAATGGACTGCATTTGCCGCAACTGCAACGACTTGGCCTGGGGCTGATTGATAAATTGCAGGGAATTCCTCCCTGTGACCACCCATTGGCGTCCTACGGAAAAATGGCCGAACGATCCGTTAACAAGGATACTACGAGCGGTCATTGGGAATTGGCCGGTACTCCTGTAATGGAGGCATTTCCTGTTTATCCTCAAGGATTTCCAGACGAAATCATCACTTTCTTCTGCCAACGTATTGGCCGCAGCATTTTAGGCAACAAAGCGGCTTCCGGTACGGTGATCATCGAGGAATTGGGAGAAGAACATCTGCGAACTGGCTTTCCGATCGTGTATACCTCCGCAGATAGCGTTTTCCAGATTGCAGCGCATGAAGAGATAGTGCCGTTAGAACAGTTATACGAATGGTGTAAAATAGCGCGCCAAGAGCTTCTGACAGGCAAGCATGCTGTAGGGAGGGTCATTGCCAGACCTTTTGCCGGAAATCCCGGACAGTTTTTCCGTACGCCTCGCAGACACGACTACAGCCTACCGATGCCGCAACCGAATTTATTCAGCCGCCTGACGGCAGCCGCCTTAACAACGGTGGCCTTGGGGAAAATTGGCGATATTTACGCCGGGCAGGCCTTCAGTCATGCCGAGGGAACATTAAACAACGAGGATGGCCTAGAAAAATTGAAAACTTGGATCTGCAATCATGCATGGAGCGGTGTGGCGGTTCTAAATTTAGTTGATTTTGACATGCTTTACGGGCATCGCAATGACGCAAAGGGCTATGCAGCAGCGCTGGAAGCGGTGGACCACCGCCTGGCGGAACTCTTGCCACAGCTTGCTGGAGATGATTTACTGCTGCTCACGGCGGACCACGGCTGCGACCCGCTGCATCCAGGCACCGACCACACGCGCGAGTATGTGCCGCTGCTAGCGTATTCTCCGCAACGTATTGGAACTTCCCTGGGAATCAGGAACACTTTTGCGGATGTGTCGGCTACCATTCTGGAAAATTTTCGCTTAGAACCGTTGGCCGCGGGTCTTAGCTTTCTTAATTTGTTGCAAGGGAGATATCCTGCATGA
- a CDS encoding WecB/TagA/CpsF family glycosyltransferase yields MKQERNCIAILDIPIDRLDMEQAAKQVQKFTEEKNSFHLVATANAEMIMQAQDDPELKEILRAAALVVPDGAGVVWAAKHYNTPLRERVAGFDLAQRLLADGVKQQYGFFFLGAAPGVAEAAAVSARKTYPNLRILGCRDGFFKEEDEAELIAQINASGANILFVALGVPRQEKWLRRHAAQLRVPVAMGVGGTFDVMAGKVTRAPQWMQKASLEWLYRLLCQPSRCLRMLALPRFVWHVCSRKNS; encoded by the coding sequence ATGAAGCAAGAACGAAATTGTATTGCTATTTTGGACATTCCTATTGACCGTTTGGACATGGAACAAGCGGCTAAGCAGGTACAGAAGTTTACAGAAGAAAAAAATTCTTTTCATTTGGTAGCTACCGCCAATGCAGAAATGATCATGCAGGCTCAAGACGATCCGGAATTAAAAGAAATTCTTCGTGCCGCCGCGTTGGTTGTGCCAGACGGAGCTGGCGTGGTTTGGGCTGCCAAACATTATAATACGCCTTTAAGGGAACGGGTGGCCGGCTTTGATTTAGCGCAGCGGCTCTTAGCTGACGGCGTAAAACAGCAATATGGCTTCTTTTTTCTTGGCGCCGCTCCAGGAGTAGCTGAAGCGGCTGCTGTCAGTGCCAGGAAAACGTATCCGAACCTGCGCATCCTCGGCTGCAGGGACGGATTTTTTAAAGAAGAGGACGAAGCGGAATTGATAGCACAAATCAATGCTTCTGGCGCCAATATTCTTTTTGTGGCTCTGGGGGTGCCTAGACAGGAGAAATGGCTGCGCCGACATGCCGCGCAGTTGCGCGTGCCTGTAGCCATGGGTGTAGGGGGAACCTTTGATGTTATGGCAGGAAAGGTCACCCGGGCGCCGCAGTGGATGCAAAAAGCCAGTCTGGAGTGGCTTTATCGTCTTTTATGCCAGCCAAGCCGTTGCCTGAGAATGCTAGCGTTGCCTCGTTTCGTTTGGCATGTTTGTAGTAGGAAAAACAGTTAG
- a CDS encoding glycosyltransferase family 2 protein, protein MNYIMDIIMIPIQAMIAFFSVYYFVLACFGFWKKKEKKNFQPKHTFAIVVSAHNEESVIGQLVENLHVLRYPKELYDIFIIADNCTDATAQVAREYGAIVHERFDKEIRGKGFAMEWMFARLFKMKRQYDAVVVFDADNLVHPNFLLEMNNRLQKGETVIQGYMDAKNPTDTWISGTFAIAFWLIDHIWHLAKYNIGLSSVLGGTGMCISTSVLRRFGWGATCLTEDMEFTMKVLLKGIRTTWAHDAIVYDEKPLTFKQAWNQRKRWAQGHFDIAGRYIPTMIKEGIRRRDIRLLDGVLHLVQPHFLLMSTFFVIASYASTVYPFYTNVLERVLPLEVWTILAFGQYIFPVIILAKIRANWKCWLYLLMYPVFVYSWIPITFLGFLHRHERVWSHTQHTRALSYQDMLMKANDEFAKEPAFSKQAAK, encoded by the coding sequence ATGAACTATATAATGGATATTATCATGATCCCCATTCAAGCAATGATTGCTTTTTTCAGCGTGTACTATTTTGTTCTCGCTTGTTTCGGTTTTTGGAAGAAAAAAGAAAAGAAAAATTTCCAACCGAAACATACCTTTGCCATTGTCGTTTCCGCCCATAACGAAGAATCGGTTATTGGGCAATTAGTGGAAAATTTGCATGTCTTGCGCTATCCGAAAGAGCTTTATGACATCTTTATTATCGCAGACAACTGCACTGACGCCACAGCGCAAGTAGCTCGTGAATACGGCGCTATTGTGCATGAACGCTTTGACAAGGAAATACGTGGCAAAGGCTTTGCCATGGAATGGATGTTCGCGCGGCTTTTTAAGATGAAACGCCAGTATGATGCCGTTGTGGTTTTTGATGCTGACAATCTGGTGCATCCCAATTTTCTTTTGGAAATGAATAATCGTTTGCAAAAAGGGGAGACCGTTATCCAGGGTTACATGGATGCCAAAAACCCCACAGATACCTGGATTTCCGGAACTTTTGCCATTGCCTTCTGGCTGATCGATCATATTTGGCATTTAGCCAAGTATAATATTGGCTTGTCCAGCGTCTTGGGCGGCACCGGCATGTGCATTTCCACTAGTGTCCTGCGCCGTTTCGGCTGGGGCGCTACCTGTCTAACGGAAGACATGGAGTTTACCATGAAGGTCTTATTGAAAGGCATTCGTACGACCTGGGCTCATGACGCCATTGTTTACGATGAAAAACCGCTAACGTTCAAGCAGGCTTGGAATCAGCGCAAACGCTGGGCACAAGGACATTTCGACATTGCCGGACGCTATATTCCCACCATGATTAAGGAGGGCATCCGCCGCCGCGACATTCGTCTGCTGGATGGAGTGTTGCACTTGGTGCAGCCTCACTTTTTGCTGATGTCTACATTTTTTGTCATTGCCAGCTATGCAAGTACGGTTTACCCCTTTTACACGAATGTTTTAGAGCGAGTTTTGCCTCTTGAAGTTTGGACCATTCTCGCTTTTGGCCAATATATTTTTCCGGTCATTATTTTGGCCAAAATTCGGGCAAACTGGAAGTGCTGGTTGTATCTGCTGATGTATCCTGTCTTTGTCTACAGTTGGATTCCGATCACCTTCCTTGGCTTTTTGCATCGGCACGAACGCGTCTGGAGCCATACGCAGCATACCCGTGCACTCAGCTATCAGGATATGCTGATGAAAGCCAATGATGAATTCGCCAAAGAGCCGGCATTCAGCAAACAAGCAGCGAAATAA
- a CDS encoding phosphatidylserine decarboxylase family protein yields MTTGLIVKEGYRYIAFLFLLTVMVAFFTEPVWSILPGVLTLFVTFFFRNPNRTSPIGDNLVLSPADGKVMSVCEVTDEEFLHTKGTKVTIFLSVFDVHVNRSPIGGEIKYQQYVCGRFKPAYKASAGCENERHAIGLDNGRLQVLVTQVAGLIARRIVSWVTLGSQLHSGECFGMIKFGSCTEIIMPTDVEVLVKKGDRVYGGKTIIGRLHE; encoded by the coding sequence ATGACAACAGGCCTCATTGTTAAAGAGGGGTACCGTTATATTGCCTTTTTATTTCTTCTTACCGTCATGGTTGCCTTTTTTACCGAACCGGTATGGAGCATTTTGCCAGGTGTACTGACTTTGTTTGTGACTTTTTTCTTTCGTAATCCTAATCGGACGAGCCCGATAGGGGATAACTTGGTTCTTTCACCGGCCGATGGCAAGGTTATGAGCGTTTGTGAAGTAACTGACGAGGAATTTCTTCATACAAAAGGCACAAAAGTTACTATTTTTCTTTCCGTCTTTGACGTACATGTCAATCGCAGCCCCATTGGCGGGGAAATCAAATATCAACAGTATGTATGCGGCCGTTTCAAACCAGCCTATAAGGCTTCGGCAGGTTGTGAAAATGAACGCCATGCCATCGGTTTGGATAATGGACGTTTGCAGGTATTGGTCACGCAAGTGGCCGGTCTTATTGCACGACGCATCGTCTCCTGGGTCACTCTCGGCAGCCAGCTGCATTCCGGCGAATGCTTCGGCATGATTAAGTTTGGTTCCTGTACGGAAATTATCATGCCTACTGATGTGGAAGTGTTGGTCAAAAAAGGAGACCGCGTTTACGGCGGCAAGACCATCATAGGGAGGTTACACGAGTGA
- a CDS encoding NUDIX hydrolase translates to MNLKEEQIASKNVFIGRMLHVQVDDVRLPDGREATRELVRHPGAAAVVPVLPDGRIVLVRQFRYPLGRETLEIPAGKLELGEDPQECVLRELQEEAGYKAAVIKHLSTICTAPGFTDEVIHLYEASQLQPSQLQPDDDEFLQVQIFTPEEIRQMIHSGEIEDAKTIVALLLYGTNGESL, encoded by the coding sequence ATGAATTTGAAAGAAGAGCAAATTGCTTCCAAAAACGTTTTTATCGGGCGTATGCTGCATGTGCAGGTAGATGATGTACGTCTGCCGGACGGACGGGAAGCTACGCGCGAATTGGTTCGTCATCCCGGAGCGGCCGCGGTTGTACCGGTGCTGCCGGATGGACGGATTGTACTGGTTCGACAGTTCCGTTATCCTTTGGGCCGGGAAACGCTGGAAATTCCGGCAGGCAAGCTGGAACTAGGGGAAGATCCCCAAGAATGCGTACTGCGTGAACTTCAGGAGGAAGCTGGCTATAAGGCGGCAGTCATCAAGCATCTTTCTACAATTTGTACGGCTCCCGGTTTTACAGATGAAGTGATTCATCTCTATGAAGCCAGCCAATTACAACCAAGCCAGCTACAGCCGGATGATGATGAATTCTTGCAAGTGCAGATATTCACTCCAGAAGAAATACGCCAGATGATTCATTCCGGTGAAATTGAAGATGCAAAAACCATCGTAGCGCTGCTACTTTACGGAACTAACGGAGAAAGTCTATGA
- a CDS encoding endonuclease Q family protein, translating into MNPVYGDLHIHVGKAQGRWVKIPTSKNLTSENILQEAAQRKGLQLIGIVDVLSPWVDADWQQLLNEGRLRLLPGGGYRYENSLTLLPGAEIETAEADGSLAHTLLFLPSLAEISQLRTLLTSHIRNLHLSSQNAHLSLAQLLELTHPLEPIVIPAHVFTPHKSLFGCCTNRLAQLLPEKQLDWLDAIELGLSADTFLADCLQELSGYSFLSNSDAHSLDKIAREYNVFSLTQIDFTCFRQALRRQGENKLLANYGLDPRLGKYYRTVCTQCGILWETKQNRCSACNCQRNTSGVWERIQAIADWDKPMHPAHRPPYWHQIPLSFVPGLGPKTKTQLLQAFGSEMKVCHESSLMELTAILGERKAKILWQVLQREITVAQGGGGCYGRVHLS; encoded by the coding sequence ATGAATCCCGTATATGGGGACTTGCATATTCATGTAGGTAAGGCGCAAGGGCGCTGGGTAAAAATTCCTACCTCCAAAAACCTCACAAGCGAAAATATTTTGCAAGAGGCCGCACAGCGTAAAGGACTACAGCTAATTGGCATTGTCGACGTACTCAGCCCCTGGGTGGATGCTGATTGGCAGCAATTGCTGAACGAGGGGCGTTTGCGTTTGCTTCCAGGAGGAGGCTATCGCTATGAGAATTCGTTGACGCTGCTGCCTGGGGCGGAAATTGAAACAGCCGAAGCAGACGGTTCTTTGGCTCATACACTTTTATTTCTGCCAAGTCTAGCGGAAATCAGCCAATTACGTACGCTCTTAACCTCTCATATACGCAATCTCCATCTTAGCTCCCAGAATGCGCATCTTTCGTTAGCGCAGCTTTTGGAACTGACTCATCCCTTAGAGCCAATTGTTATTCCCGCCCATGTTTTTACCCCTCACAAAAGCCTCTTCGGCTGCTGTACGAATCGTCTAGCGCAGCTATTACCGGAAAAACAGCTTGATTGGCTGGACGCCATCGAGTTGGGCTTAAGTGCTGATACTTTTTTGGCGGATTGTCTGCAAGAATTGAGCGGTTACTCTTTTTTAAGTAATTCAGACGCACACTCTTTGGACAAAATCGCCAGAGAATACAATGTTTTTTCTCTCACGCAAATTGATTTTACGTGTTTTCGCCAAGCCTTGCGTCGGCAGGGTGAAAATAAACTTCTGGCCAACTACGGCCTGGATCCTCGCCTGGGTAAATACTACCGGACCGTTTGCACCCAATGCGGCATTCTTTGGGAAACGAAGCAGAACCGGTGTAGCGCCTGCAACTGCCAACGCAATACCAGTGGTGTCTGGGAGCGCATTCAAGCTATCGCTGATTGGGACAAGCCTATGCATCCAGCACATCGTCCACCTTATTGGCACCAGATTCCGCTTTCTTTTGTGCCTGGCTTGGGTCCAAAAACAAAAACACAGCTGCTTCAGGCGTTTGGCAGCGAAATGAAGGTATGTCACGAATCCAGCTTAATGGAGCTAACTGCTATTTTAGGAGAGCGAAAAGCTAAAATTCTTTGGCAGGTGCTACAACGAGAAATAACTGTCGCTCAAGGAGGCGGTGGCTGTTATGGCCGCGTACATTTATCATAA
- the surE gene encoding 5'/3'-nucleotidase SurE codes for MRILLTNDDGIDASGIRALWQELSPWADVIVAAPDRERSATSQAITVTHPIRVDRHVVKEDGIKAWRIGGTPTDCVKIALEALLSETPDLVISGINHGPNLGTDVLYSGTVSAAMEGSLHGIPSLAVSLNSWSHGDFKSAAKITRRILETMILPHQLQPGMLLNINIPALPETELKGVAVTKLGVRQYTNTFERRLDPRGRIYYWMGGEVLNVSNDDDSDITAIAKGCVSVTPICLDMTDHSLLPLVQSWVKEQ; via the coding sequence ATGCGTATATTATTGACAAACGACGACGGAATTGACGCTTCCGGCATTCGCGCTTTATGGCAGGAGCTTTCTCCTTGGGCGGATGTAATTGTTGCCGCCCCGGACCGCGAGCGAAGCGCCACCAGCCAGGCAATTACCGTGACCCATCCAATTCGCGTGGATCGTCATGTTGTAAAAGAAGATGGCATTAAAGCCTGGCGAATCGGCGGCACGCCCACAGATTGCGTGAAAATAGCGTTGGAAGCGCTCCTTAGTGAAACGCCGGACTTAGTCATTTCTGGCATCAACCACGGCCCTAATTTAGGGACGGACGTGCTTTATTCCGGTACAGTCAGTGCTGCAATGGAAGGCTCCCTGCACGGGATTCCGTCTTTGGCTGTCTCACTTAATTCTTGGAGTCATGGCGACTTTAAAAGTGCCGCAAAAATCACAAGGCGCATTTTGGAAACCATGATCTTGCCGCATCAACTGCAGCCAGGAATGCTGCTAAACATCAATATCCCGGCTCTGCCGGAAACAGAGCTTAAAGGCGTTGCTGTCACTAAACTGGGCGTGCGCCAATATACTAATACTTTTGAACGCCGCCTTGACCCCAGAGGACGCATTTACTATTGGATGGGAGGCGAAGTGCTGAACGTTAGTAATGACGATGATAGTGATATCACGGCCATCGCCAAGGGATGCGTCTCGGTTACCCCCATCTGTCTAGACATGACGGATCACAGCCTTTTGCCGCTAGTGCAGTCCTGGGTCAAGGAACAGTGA
- a CDS encoding thymidine phosphorylase, translating to MKSMTQLISDKKAGQAHTEEELQWLVENYTNDHIPDYQMSAWLMAVCWQGMTFDETKALTLAMMHSGTCLQLHSVGRPLVDKHSTGGVADTTTLVLAPLLAAAGAGVAKMSGRGLGFTGGTIDKLESIPGFSATLQEGQFLALLEKQGLALTAQSASVAPADGKMYALRDVTATVDSLPLIAASIMSKKLAAGAEHILLDVKVGQGAFMQTQEAAIELARYMVAIGLGAGRNVKAILTSMEQPLGLAVGNSLEVAEAIEILRGRGPLRLQKVCLRLAAEALCLAGLASTQQAAKLQLRALLESGKALECFRQWILSQGGADIVTTPTLLPRAALEEEFFSPSAGYLQQIQARIVGEASVALGAGRHYKGEPLDLTAGLILACEQGSFVQKGQKLATLHAESAEKIAAAKNMLSTAFVLGKMPPRSCPDVLGWVDADGFHAESE from the coding sequence ATGAAATCAATGACACAACTGATTAGCGATAAAAAAGCAGGTCAAGCGCACACAGAAGAAGAACTGCAATGGCTTGTGGAAAACTACACAAACGACCACATTCCTGATTATCAAATGTCCGCCTGGCTAATGGCGGTTTGTTGGCAGGGGATGACCTTTGACGAAACGAAAGCGCTTACTTTGGCTATGATGCACTCCGGGACTTGTCTGCAGTTGCACAGCGTCGGCAGACCGCTGGTGGATAAGCACAGCACTGGCGGTGTGGCCGATACGACAACGCTGGTGCTTGCGCCCCTATTGGCAGCAGCCGGCGCTGGTGTGGCGAAAATGTCCGGCAGAGGGCTTGGCTTTACCGGCGGCACCATTGATAAATTAGAATCCATCCCTGGTTTTAGCGCCACTTTACAAGAAGGTCAATTTCTGGCGCTCTTAGAAAAACAAGGACTGGCTTTAACCGCGCAAAGCGCCTCTGTTGCACCAGCAGACGGAAAAATGTACGCCTTGAGGGATGTTACTGCTACTGTCGACAGCCTGCCGCTCATTGCCGCTTCGATTATGAGTAAAAAATTGGCGGCTGGGGCTGAACACATTTTGCTGGATGTCAAAGTGGGGCAGGGAGCTTTTATGCAAACCCAAGAAGCCGCTATCGAGCTGGCGCGTTACATGGTAGCCATCGGCCTGGGCGCAGGCCGCAATGTGAAAGCGATTCTTACCTCCATGGAGCAGCCCCTGGGCTTAGCAGTCGGCAATTCGTTGGAAGTTGCGGAAGCCATTGAAATTTTACGCGGCCGAGGGCCGTTGCGACTGCAGAAAGTATGCCTGCGTCTAGCAGCGGAGGCGCTTTGCTTGGCAGGATTGGCATCAACGCAACAAGCGGCAAAATTGCAGCTCCGAGCCTTGTTGGAGTCAGGCAAGGCGCTGGAATGCTTTCGGCAGTGGATTCTTTCCCAAGGCGGCGCAGATATTGTTACCACTCCCACGCTGCTGCCTCGGGCCGCTTTAGAAGAAGAATTTTTTAGTCCCAGCGCTGGTTATTTGCAGCAGATTCAAGCACGAATCGTTGGTGAAGCGTCCGTAGCGTTAGGGGCGGGACGCCATTATAAAGGAGAACCGTTGGATTTGACCGCAGGCCTTATCTTAGCATGCGAGCAGGGTTCTTTCGTGCAAAAAGGGCAGAAGCTTGCGACGCTGCATGCCGAGTCCGCTGAAAAAATAGCAGCAGCCAAAAATATGCTTTCCACAGCTTTTGTGCTGGGAAAGATGCCGCCTCGTTCGTGTCCTGATGTGCTGGGCTGGGTTGATGCCGACGGTTTTCATGCAGAATCCGAGTGA
- the queD gene encoding 6-carboxytetrahydropterin synthase QueD has product MYDLTISLDFEAAHCIREYPGKCRRLHGHNWRVEVSVCGETLNELGMLVDFHDLKDAAKGVLDELDHHYLNELEAFCQLNPTAENLARYIYEQLEQLPLLRQGDVFLTQVKIWESLHSAVAYTKARANR; this is encoded by the coding sequence ATGTACGACTTAACGATAAGCCTTGATTTTGAAGCCGCTCATTGTATCCGAGAATATCCCGGAAAATGCCGACGTCTGCACGGACACAACTGGCGTGTTGAGGTCAGCGTCTGCGGCGAAACCTTAAATGAATTAGGCATGCTTGTCGATTTTCATGATCTTAAGGATGCTGCCAAAGGGGTCCTTGATGAACTGGACCATCATTATTTAAATGAGCTGGAAGCTTTCTGCCAATTGAATCCTACGGCGGAGAACTTGGCTCGCTATATTTATGAACAGTTAGAGCAATTGCCGTTGCTGCGTCAAGGAGATGTTTTCCTCACACAAGTAAAAATTTGGGAATCTCTTCATTCTGCTGTAGCCTATACTAAAGCCCGGGCCAATCGATAG
- the pssA gene encoding CDP-diacylglycerol--serine O-phosphatidyltransferase yields the protein MKYWIPNAVTALNLVLGMISLGFTMQGEFVPAGFFIVAAMIADGLDGRVARALGVSSEFGKELDSLCDLVSFGVAPALLAYQFALKDFGWVGFSVAIFFALCGALRLARFNVSTSTVKGFFMGLPIPAGGCLVGTFVALGYKPSGWTFPILIAIFAYLMVSSVHYPDFKGKGNEQIHAIPVILTAVMAGYILWHSLEAIVFVMFFSYAFFGVLNFAYGLFGRQRITAAKQ from the coding sequence GTGAAGTATTGGATTCCCAATGCCGTTACAGCCCTAAACTTAGTTCTGGGCATGATTTCTCTCGGCTTTACCATGCAGGGAGAGTTCGTACCGGCTGGTTTTTTCATCGTCGCCGCTATGATTGCGGACGGTTTGGACGGCAGGGTAGCCCGAGCGCTTGGAGTCAGCAGCGAGTTTGGTAAGGAACTTGATTCACTCTGTGATCTGGTTTCTTTCGGCGTTGCTCCGGCGTTACTAGCCTATCAGTTCGCGCTAAAGGATTTTGGCTGGGTTGGCTTTTCCGTTGCTATCTTCTTTGCCTTATGCGGCGCTTTGCGCTTGGCACGTTTCAACGTAAGCACCAGTACGGTCAAAGGCTTTTTCATGGGATTGCCCATACCGGCGGGCGGCTGTCTGGTGGGTACCTTTGTAGCTCTCGGCTACAAGCCCAGCGGCTGGACGTTTCCCATTCTGATTGCTATTTTCGCCTATTTAATGGTCAGTTCAGTTCATTACCCTGACTTCAAGGGAAAGGGAAATGAGCAGATTCACGCCATTCCCGTTATATTGACTGCTGTCATGGCCGGGTATATTCTCTGGCATTCCCTAGAGGCCATTGTTTTTGTCATGTTCTTCTCTTATGCATTTTTTGGCGTACTGAATTTTGCCTATGGACTTTTTGGGCGTCAACGAATAACAGCAGCAAAGCAATAG